CTCCTACCGCAACACTGGTGGTTTCGACATCATCCAGTCCGGCCGTACCAAGCTCGAAACTGAAGAACAGTTCAAGAAGTGCATGGCTGTTGCCAAGGCTCAGAAGCTCGACGCTATCGTGATTATCGGTGGTGACGACTCCAACACCAACGCTGCTGTTCTCGGTGAATACTTCCAGGCCAACGGCGCAAGCTGCGTGGTTTGCGGCTGCCCGAAGACCATCGACGGCGACCTCAAGAACGAATACATCGAAACCTCCTTCGGTTTCGACACCGCTGTCAAGACCTATTCCGAACTCATCGGCAACATCATGCGCGATGCCAACTCCGCTCAGAAGTACTGGCACTTCATCAAGCTCATGGGCCGTAGCGCTTCTCACATCGCTCTCGAAGCCGCTCTCCAGACCCACCCGAACATCTGCTTGATCTCTGAAGAAGTCAAGGCCAAGAAGATGAAGCTCAAGCAGGTCATCAAGTACGTTGCAGACATCGTTGCTGCCCGTGCTGCTGACGGCAAGAACTTCGGCGTCTGCCTGATTCCGGAAGGTCTCCTCGAATTCATCCCGGATGTCGGCGTGCTCATTTCCGAACTCTCTGAAGCCCTCGCCCACCACGAAAAGGAAGTCGAAGGCCTCGACACCGCCGCTAAGGTTGAAAAGCTCTGCAACTGGATTTCTAAGGCATCTGCCGAAGTCCTCAAGAGCCTCCCCTCCACCACTCAGGGCCAGCTGATGCTTGACCGCGACAGCCACGGCAACGTGCAGGTTTCCCTCATCGAAACCGAAAAGCTCGTCATCGAAATGGTGAAGAAGGAACTCAAGAGCCGCAAGAACTTCAAGGGCAAGTTCTCTGCTCTCAACCACTTCTTCGGTTACGAAGGCCGTTGCGCCGCTCCGTCCAACTTCGACGCCGACTACTGCTACAGCCTCGGTTACACCGCTTCTGTGCTCGCCTTCAACAAGATGAACGGCTACATGAGCTCTGTGCGTGACCTGACCAAGGGTATCGAAAAGTGGACTGCCGGTGGCATTCCTATCACCATGATGATGAACATCGAACGCCGTCACGGTGCCGACAAGCCGGTGATCCAGAAGGCTCTCGTTGAACTCGACGGTGCTCCGTTCAAGTTCTTCGCCAAGAACCGCGAAGTTTGGGCCAAGACTGAATCCTACACCTATCCGGGTCCAATCCAGTACTGGGGTCCGAGCGAAGTTTGCGACGTGACCAACTTCACGATCAAGCTGGAACGCGGCGCCCTCAAGGTGAAGTAAGACTCGTTTCTCGGAGGCGTCTGCTTCGTTGCCGCGCCCCTCACGTATTATTATACGCTACGGGGCACGGACGCCTTGCATCCACACTCCGATAAACATCGTCTTGATTTTTAATCTCTGCATTTTTTTGCAGAGATTATTTTTTTCGAGCGCCTTGTATCTGCTCCCTAAAAATTCAAATTCTTGATCTTCATTCCTGCAACATCTGTTGCAGGATTTTTATTTTTTTTAAAGAAACAAGGAGCTGCATTATGGCGTGTGCTGATTGCAAATTTCGGGCCAAGTACGACAAGAATCCCAAATCGCTTATCGGGCGCTTCTGGCGGTTCCACATCAACTTCTGCCCCGGCTGGCGTTCGTATCTCAAGAGCCTTTCCGAAGAAGAGCGCATCGCCCTCAAGGAAAAGTACAACTTGAAGTAAAAGAAAAATGGCGGGCAATAGCCCGCCACTTTCTAATTGTCTACTAAAGATCCTTCGACTTCACTTCGTTCCTACCCAAAGAGCATAACTCAACTAGAGAACTAAAGTTCTAAGTTTCGTATAGCTCAGGATGACACTTTCGTGTCACTTCTGCCCTTCGCTAGTGCTGAGCAGATAGGCGTTAATGAACGGTTTGATTTTACCGTCGAGCACGCCTGCGGTGTCAGAGGTTTCGACGCCGGTGCGCAGGTCCTTGACCAGCTGGTAAGGCTGCAGCACGTAGCTACGGATCTGGCTACCCCATTCGACCTTTTTCTTTTCGGCCATACGGGCATCACGCTTGGCTTCTTCTTCCAAGCGATAATGTTCGGCGACCATGGTCTTGAGCATCTTGTAGCAGGTTTCACGGTTCTGAATCTGGCTGCGTTCGGTCTGGCAGCTCGCCATAATGCCCGTGGGCAAGTGCGTCATACGCACGGCGGAGTCCGTCTTGTTGATGTACTGACCACCGGCACCGCTACTGCGGTAAGTATCCACGCGCACGTCAGCCATATCCAAATCGAATTCGATGTCTTCGTGTTCGGGGTACAGGTACACGGCGGTAAAGCTCGTGTGACGGCGGGCGTTTGCATCGAACGGGCTGATGCGCACCAGACGGTGCACGCCGATTTCGGAACGGAGCAGGCCGTAAGCGTTTTCGCAAGTGACTTCGATGGTCGCACTCTTGAGGCCAGCATCTTCCGCTTCCTGGAAGTCGACCACCTTGAAGTCCATGTTTTCGCGTTCAAAGAAATGCGTGTACATGCGGAAGAGCATGAGCGCCCAGTCCTGCGACTCGGTGCCGCCTGCGCCCGGATGAATCGACAGCAAGCAACTGCAAGCGTCATCGGGGCCGTTCAGCATTTTCTTGAATTCCATCGCCTCAATCTTCGACTTGAGTTCTGCGATATCGGAATCGATCGATGCCGTCAAGTCGGCGGATTCTTCCGCCTTGCTCATTTCATAAAGTTCGGCCAAGTCATCGCAGCTCTGCGAGACTTCTTTCCACGAGTCCAGCAGGGCGCGCAGATTGCCGATTTTTTTCATCATGGACTGCGCCTTTTCCTGGTCATTCCACAGGTTCGGGTCGGCGGAGTCCTTTTCCAAAACGTAGAGTTCTTCGGTCTTGGCTTCTAAGTCAAAGATACCCCCAGAGCTTATCGATGCGCGTACGCAAGTCGATCAGCCCGGTGTGCGTCGTCTGAAAAGCCATTACTTTGCTGCTCCGATAGCCTGCGGCGGAGTGTACTTGGCATCGAGGTACTGCACCTTGTAGACCTTTCCGAGGCCGTCGAGGTAAGCCTTGAGCTGAGCCTGACGGTCCTGTTCGGCCTGCACACGCAGAATGTAGTCGATCTGGTGCTTGTAGCTTTCGTACTTGCCATCGTTCTTTTCGGTCAGCATAAAGATAGAGATTCCGTCCTTATCGGTGTAAGGTTCGGTGATTTCGCCGACCTTGACCTTGTTCACGGCCTTCACAAAAGCATCGCCCTTGGACTTAGCCACAAACTTGGGCATCACGCCGCCAGTCTTCTTGGCGGTCTGGTCGTCGCTGTACATGGCAGCAAGCTGTGCAAACGTAGCCTTCTTGCTGCGCACCTGGGCGGCAAGGCCCTGCAACATCACCTTGGC
The nucleotide sequence above comes from Fibrobacter sp. UWT2. Encoded proteins:
- a CDS encoding diphosphate--fructose-6-phosphate 1-phosphotransferase, with protein sequence MADNLSVLGKARKAYQPKLPAALRDGALKVSLNKGKATESVRDQAKIKALFPNTYGAPYISMKKATKAAAGKALNVGVVLSGGQAPGGHNVIAGIFDGIKSISKNSKLLGFLGGPSGLENGKFIVINEKIMDSYRNTGGFDIIQSGRTKLETEEQFKKCMAVAKAQKLDAIVIIGGDDSNTNAAVLGEYFQANGASCVVCGCPKTIDGDLKNEYIETSFGFDTAVKTYSELIGNIMRDANSAQKYWHFIKLMGRSASHIALEAALQTHPNICLISEEVKAKKMKLKQVIKYVADIVAARAADGKNFGVCLIPEGLLEFIPDVGVLISELSEALAHHEKEVEGLDTAAKVEKLCNWISKASAEVLKSLPSTTQGQLMLDRDSHGNVQVSLIETEKLVIEMVKKELKSRKNFKGKFSALNHFFGYEGRCAAPSNFDADYCYSLGYTASVLAFNKMNGYMSSVRDLTKGIEKWTAGGIPITMMMNIERRHGADKPVIQKALVELDGAPFKFFAKNREVWAKTESYTYPGPIQYWGPSEVCDVTNFTIKLERGALKVK
- the prfB gene encoding peptide chain release factor 2 (programmed frameshift), with protein sequence MAFQTTHTGLIDLRTRIDKLWGYLDLEAKTEELYVLEKDSADPNLWNDQEKAQSMMKKIGNLRALLDSWKEVSQSCDDLAELYEMSKAEESADLTASIDSDIAELKSKIEAMEFKKMLNGPDDACSCLLSIHPGAGGTESQDWALMLFRMYTHFFERENMDFKVVDFQEAEDAGLKSATIEVTCENAYGLLRSEIGVHRLVRISPFDANARRHTSFTAVYLYPEHEDIEFDLDMADVRVDTYRSSGAGGQYINKTDSAVRMTHLPTGIMASCQTERSQIQNRETCYKMLKTMVAEHYRLEEEAKRDARMAEKKKVEWGSQIRSYVLQPYQLVKDLRTGVETSDTAGVLDGKIKPFINAYLLSTSEGQK